The [Eubacterium] eligens ATCC 27750 genome segment GTCAGGCAGCCCGCGTAAGGGTGGCAATACTGACCTGTTGGTTGACGCATTTGTTAAAGGTGCGGAAAAGAGTAATAATGTAGAAGTCGTTTCTGTGGCGTATTATAAGGTCAACCCATGCATTGGCTGCAATTCGTGTTTTGACAGGGCGGGGCATGAATGTTTTCAGCAGGACGACATGCAGATAGTTTATGATAAGTTAAAATGTGCTGATGTGATTGTCGTTGCCTCGCCAGTGTATTTTTATGGAGTGAGCGCGCAGCTTAAAGCAATTATCGAC includes the following:
- a CDS encoding flavodoxin family protein, coding for MSNIIVLSGSPRKGGNTDLLVDAFVKGAEKSNNVEVVSVAYYKVNPCIGCNSCFDRAGHECFQQDDMQIVYDKLKCADVIVVASPVYFYGVSAQLKAIIDRLHTPMRNDFKVKKLALILVGAAVLPELFDSIKIQYQLVLNFFKLEDAGMVLVRGAKDKGDVRNTDGLDEAYRLGLAME